The window CAAAGGCCCTAGACCTCGTCTAGGGCCTTTTTTAATTGCTGATTTTCAGCGTTTTAGAATTGATAAAGAAATCTTTAATTAAAGATTTAACGAAATAAAGAAATAACGGAATCTTTATTTATTTGGTCCATCTTTTTTTCGCCAACCTTTGTTTTTGAGCCAGCGATTGAGGTTGGAGGGCGTCGTTTTATAGCGATCGGCAATATAGCGTTGACTGCTGCCCTGGGCCAAAAGTGCTTGTATTTCGGGCCAAAAAGGATCGAGTTTAGAGCGGCCAGGGCCTTTGGGTCGGCCCAAAGGCAGGCCCTTGGCTTTGCGTGCGGCCAGGGCTTCTTTGGTCCGCTGGGCGATGAGGTCGCGCTCAATTTCGGCAGCCATAGAAAAGACCAGGGCCATAATTTTACTCTGCAAACTTTCGTCAAGTTGCCAGCCCCCTTTGACCGCATAAATTCGAATTCCTTTTTTGAGTGCCAATTGCAAGACCTCCATAATTTCCAACATCGAGCGGCCAATCCGAGAGAGCTCATTGACGATGATCGTATCGCCTTGGCCCAATTCTTCAATAATTTGGCCCAACCAGCGCTCCCGCCAATTTTTTCGGC is drawn from Saprospira sp. CCB-QB6 and contains these coding sequences:
- a CDS encoding recombinase family protein gives rise to the protein MAENQAVWQKFKQQKGAKALAYLRVSTKEQNLEKNKAEILFLANDKNLGKVFFIAEKVSGRKNWRERWLGQIIEELGQGDTIIVNELSRIGRSMLEIMEVLQLALKKGIRIYAVKGGWQLDESLQSKIMALVFSMAAEIERDLIAQRTKEALAARKAKGLPLGRPKGPGRSKLDPFWPEIQALLAQGSSQRYIADRYKTTPSNLNRWLKNKGWRKKDGPNK